One genomic window of Arachis stenosperma cultivar V10309 chromosome 10, arast.V10309.gnm1.PFL2, whole genome shotgun sequence includes the following:
- the LOC130958010 gene encoding cation/H(+) antiporter 15-like produces the protein MGDKNNTDNYIVCYAPTMITTNGIWQGDNPLDYSLPLFLLQLTLVVIATRIFVFILRPFRQPRVIAEVLGGVMLGPSMLGRYETFANAVFPLRSVMVIETMANVGLLYFLFLVGVEMDVGMLRTTGKKVVSLAVAGMVLPFVIGTAFSYLLHRDYEQGMTQGTYILFLGVALSITAFPVLARILAELKLINTELGRLALSSALINDVCAWILLALAIALAENETTNIASLWVLLSSVAFVAFCAYAVRPGAIWIVKKTPEGESFSEFHISLILAGVMISGFITDAIGTHSVFGAFVFGLAIPSGPLGVALVDKLEDFVSGLLLPLFFASSGLKTNLRLVRGSYTWAILILVIFLACIGKVIGTLMVAFFYQIPIREGAALGLLMNSKGLVEMIVLNVGKEQKVLDEESFAIMVIITVVMTAIIVPSVSFLYKPSRRSVNYKKRTIQIAKSDAEFRVLVCVHTPRNVPTMINLLEASNPTKKSPICVYVLHLVELSGRTSAMLIVHNTRKQGYPALNKTEAQSDHIINAFENFQHHASFVSVHPLTAISPYSTMHEDICHLAEDKRIAFIILPFHKQQTVDGGMEATNMAFRTINQNVLANAPCSVGILVDRGLNGSNRLAANQVSYHVAILFFGGPDDREALCYGWRMLEHSRICLTIVRFVQGKQVSGHIRRPSIGTSEPSVLTVETEKDIQRQLDENLLHDFRMRFQEDVSVDYFEKVVNNGEETVAAIRTMDDIHDLFIVGRGQGIISPLTAGLTDWSECPEIGAIGDLLASTDFAATASVLVVQQYIGPSLHGEVLETPDSTAPMNEEYFNEINNHEQPLNPKGKCVFNMENL, from the exons atgggaGATAAAAACAATACAGATAATTATATAGTGTGTTACGCACCAACAATGATAACAACAAATGGGATATGGCAAGGAGATAACCCTCTGGAttattctctccctctcttcttaTTGCAGTTAACTTTGGTGGTTATCGCCACCCGAATATTCGTCTTCATCCTCAGGCCATTTCGCCAGCCACGCGTGATCGCCGAAGTCTTG GGTGGAGTAATGTTGGGTCCTTCAATGCTTGGGAGATACGAAACATTTGCCAATGCAGTGTTTCCTCTGAGAAGTGTTATGGTGATTGAAACAATGGCAAATGTTGGgcttctttattttctcttcttggTAGGGGTGGAGATGGATGTAGGAATGTTGCGAACCACAGGGAAGAAGGTTGTGTCTCTTGCAGTTGCCGGCATGGTCTTGCCTTTTGTTATAGGAACCGCATTCTCCTACCTTTTGCATAGAGATTATGAACAAGGCATGACTCAAGGCACCTATATACTGTTCCTTGGTGTTGCTCTCTCTATCACTGCATTTCCTGTTCTTGCCCGTATACTCGCAGAGCTCAAACTCATTAACACCGAGTTAGGTAGGCTTGCACTTTCTTCAGCACTCATCAATGATGTGTGTGCTTGGATACTCTTAGCATTAGCCATAGCACTTGCAGAGAATGAAACAACAAACATTGCTTCCCTTTGGGTTCTGTTGTCAAGTGTAGCCTTTGTGGCCTTTTGTGCTTACGCCGTCCGGCCGGGAGCCATATGGATTGTCAAGAAAACCCCTGAAGGAGAATCATTCAGTGAGTTTCATATATCCCTCATACTTGCAGGGGTTATGATCTCGGGTTTCATCACAGATGCCATTGGAACTCATTCTGTTTTCGGCGCATTTGTGTTTGGTTTGGCAATCCCAAGTGGACCACTTGGTGTTGCTCTGGTGGACAAGCTTGAGGATTTTGTTTCAGGACTTTTGCTCCCTCTGTTTTTCGCCAGTAGTGGGCTAAAAACTAACTTAAGACTTGTCAGAGGATCATACACCTGGGCAATTCTCATTCTTGTCATTTTCTTAGCTTGCATTGGCAAGGTTATTGGAACTTTAATGGTTGCATTCTTTTATCAAATTCCAATACGTGAAGGGGCTGCCCTCGGCTTACTCATGAACTCAAAAGGCCTAGTTGAAATGATTGTGCTAAATGTTGGAAAGGAGCAGAAG GTTTTGGATGAAGAATCGTTTGCGATCATGGTTATCATAACTGTAGTAATGACTGCAATTATTGTGCCTTCTGTATCATTCCTTTACAAACCATCAAGAAGATCCGTAAATTACAAAAAAAGAACTATTCAAATAGCTAAATCAGATGCAGAGTTTAGAGTACTAGTGTGTGTTCATACCCCTCGGAATGTGCCAACTATGATCAACCTCCTTGAAGCTTCTAATCCAACAAAGAAGTCACCAATATGTGTCTATGTTCTCCATCTTGTTGAACTTAGTGGTCGCACTTCCGCAATGCTCATAGTTCACAACACAAGAAAGCAGGGTTATCCTGCACTTAACAAGACCGAAGCTCAATCCGACCACATaatcaatgcctttgaaaactTTCAGCACCATGCTTCTTTTGTTTCTGTCCACCCCTTAACAGCAATCTCCCCTTATTCCACTATGCATGAAGATATATGCCATTTGGCAGAGGACAAACGCATTGCCTTCATAATCCTTCCTTTCCATAAGCAACAAACAGTTGATGGAGGGATGGAAGCCACAAACATGGCATTCCGCACCATCAACCAAAATGTACTAGCAAATGCACCATGCTCAGTGGGAATTCTAGTTGATAGAGGCTTAAACGGCTCTAATCGCTTGGCCGCGAATCAAGTATCTTATCATGTAGCCATACTATTTTTCGGAGGACCAGATGATAGAGAGGCTTTGTGTTATGGATGGAGAATGCTAGAGCATTCAAGAATATGCCTTACAATAGTGCGCTTTGTCCAAGGGAAACAAGTATCCGGCCATATTAGGAGGCCTAGCATAGGCACAAGCGAACCGAGTGTACTAACAGTGGAAACAGAGAAAGATATTCAAAGACAGCTTGACGAAAATCTTTTGCATGATTTTAGAATGAGATTTCAAGAAGACGTTTCGGTCGATTACTTTGAGAAAGTGGTTAACAACGGTGAGGAGACAGTGGCGGCTATAAGGACAATGGATGACATCCATGACCTCTTCATTGTTGGGAGAGGTCAAGGGATAATATCACCACTCACAGCAGGACTCACTGATTGGAGTGAGTGTCCTGAGATTGGAGCAATTGGGGACCTATTAGCTTCCACAGATTTTGCAGCCACAGCTTCAGTGTTGGTGGTGCAACAATATATAGGACCAAGTTTACATGGAGAAGTGCTAGAAACACCAGATAGTACAGCACCTATGAACGAAGAATATTTCAATGAGATTAATAATCATGAACAACCACTAAACCCAAAGGGAAAATGTGTCTTCAACATGGAAAACTTGTGA